One Drosophila willistoni isolate 14030-0811.24 chromosome 2R unlocalized genomic scaffold, UCI_dwil_1.1 Seg167, whole genome shotgun sequence DNA segment encodes these proteins:
- the LOC6644160 gene encoding SPRY domain-containing SOCS box protein 3, with translation MSDIEQQKQQPSVVFTPRRRRHVGGRRGCPTSTQEEHKPSTSSSSTSSSLSSSPLSHAPSIVCPMSLGIEDNWTWSKRYRSKEVVINGPTVHFHPNWSKGTAGVQGKRPLNYGRHYWELHVSQRVFGTSIMFGIGTRSARLHVNAFRNMLGENEHGWGLSHKGVLWHKGVALRYTKRFRENHPTQIGILFDGVEGTLTYYKDGRCLGVAFRGLDQVKEPLYPIVCSTAAKTEMTLKSTRREFVNLQDRCRAVIMRRIRNLDQLDKLKLPLPISDYLSEVIDDMEPLRQVSDLEMYILNYDL, from the exons ATGTCTGATATCgaacagcaaaagcagcagccgTCAGTGGTCTTTACGCCTCGACGTCGACGTCATGTGGGCGGACGACGAGGTTGTCCCACTTCAACTCAAGAAGAGCACAAGCCTtctacatcatcatcatcaacatcgtCTTCGTTGTCATCGTCACCATTATCGCATGCGCCATCAATTGTTTGCCCCATGAGCCTTGGCATTGAGGACAACTGGACATGGAGTAAACGCTATCGTTCCAAAGAGGTTGTCATTAACGGACCCACAGTGCATTTTCATCCCAATTGGAGCAAGGGCACAGCCGGTGTTCAAGGCAAGCGACCATTGAATTACGGACGTCACTACTGGGAGCTTCATGTGTCGCAGCGTGTCTTTGGTACATCGATAATGTTTGGCATTGGCACACGATCGGCAAGGCTTCATGTCAATGCTTTTCGTAATATGCTTGGCGAGAATGAACATGGCTGGGGTCTCTCCCATAAAGGTGTTCTCTGGCACAAGGGTGTAGCTTTGCGGTATACTAAAAGATTTCGTGAAAATCATCCCACCCAGATTGGTATACTCTTTGATGGTGTCGAAGGAACACTTACCTACTATAAGGATGGCAGGTGTCTGGGTGTGGCCTTTAGGGGCTTAGATCAG GTTAAAGAGCCGCTCTACCCAATTGTTTGTTCAACAGCGGCTAAAACCGAGATGACCCTTAAGTCAACACGTCGTGAATTTGTCAATCTGCAGGATCGTTGTCGTGCCGTCATAATGCGTAGAATACGAAACTTGGATCAATTGGATAAATTGAAGCTACCTCTACCAATTAGTGACTATCTTAGTGAAGTTATCGATGATATGGAACCACTGCGTCAG GTGAGTGACTTGGAAATGTACATTTTGAATTACGATTTATAA
- the LOC6644213 gene encoding uncharacterized protein LOC6644213, whose protein sequence is MPYIIIRGNLASYSHKYPWRVLVSGLKADDIEQLNKFSCGGYSDESTIVYLVHPCRILSALEILGFRVVASSSTAVKQDYNEYMWTMRKEFDEPEPLEAESVVRENLSNIGREAAASLGNYHKVDSPE, encoded by the exons ATGCCTTACATTATCATTCGCGGCAATTTAGCCTCCTACAGTCACAAGTATCCATGGCGTGTACTCGTCTCTGGATTGAAAG CTGACGACATCGAACAATTGAATAAGTTCTCTTGCGGCGGTTACAGTGATGAGTCCACAATTGTTTATCTAGTGCATCCTTGTCGCATATTATCAGCATTAGAG ATTTTGGGATTTCGAGTTGTGGCCAGCTCATCGACGGCCGTGAAACAGGACTACAACGAATATATGTGGACAATGCGCAAGGAGTTTGATGAACCAGAACCCTTGGAGGCTGAATCAGTAGTGCGCGAGAATCTATCAAATATTGGAAGAGAAGCGGCGGCCAGTTTAGGCAATTATCACAAAGTTGATTCACCCGAATAG
- the LOC26529919 gene encoding uncharacterized protein LOC26529919 produces the protein MTDSQPPTVKESQLACECPPIQSTTSLANAGCPANVVTIPVPILQAEGNFAYITVKGSLHDYTCTIFGLNQAEVQALSKRFDSGVKQCVNGIMVAVPPMEMLNTLAQLSYKVVCSCGEAEICWTMQREV, from the coding sequence ATGACTGATAGCCAACCGCCGACAGTCAAGGAATCTCAATTGGCTTGCGAGTGTCCACCCATACAATCGACTACATCGTTGGCAAATGCTGGTTGTCCGGCCAATGTTGTAACAATTCCCGTGCCCATTTTGCAAGCCGAAGGCAATTTTGCTTACATCACAGTCAAGGGTTCATTGCATGATTATACCTGCACCATTTTTGGTCTAAATCAGGCTGAGGTTCAAGCCTTATCGAAGCGTTTCGATAGCGGTGTCAAGCAGTGTGTTAATGGTATTATGGTGGCAGTGCCACCAATGGAAATGTTGAATACTTTGGCCCAATTGAGCTACAAAGTTGTCTGCAGTTGCGGTGAGGCCGAAATCTGTTGGACCATGCAACGTGAAGTCTaa
- the LOC6644214 gene encoding ankyrin repeat domain-containing protein 39 produces MDQHSADNCKCHKQTQPAQQTLSDMDFDRGIWNAAIYNEVDRVRDFIKKGQAMARDECDYTALHYAARNGNEQICKLLLDEGKVDVNAATKAGSTALHRAAMMGHLDIVKLLKDHKANLLVQDECGQSALHRAALRGELEVCRYLLQQQPSLKQLKDKKDKIPFEYIMENANDDFKLLLKP; encoded by the exons atggatCAACATAGCGCTGATAACTGCAAATGCCACAAGCAAACGCAGCCGGCGCAGCAGACCCTAAGTGACATGGATTTTGATCGTGGCATTTGGAATGCTG CCATCTACAATGAGGTGGACCGAGTGCGTGACTTTATCAAAAAAGGTCAGGCCATGGCACGAGATGAATGCGATTATACGGCCCTGCATTATGCAGCACGCAATGGCAATGAACAAATCTGCAAGTTACTCCTAGATGAGGGCAAAGTTGATGTTAATGCGGCTACCAAGGCAGGGTCCACAGCTCTACATAGAGCTGCTATGATGG GCCACTTGGATATTGTAAAGCTGTTGAAGGATCACAAGGCCAATCTCTTGGTACAGGATGAATGTGGTCAAAGCGCCTTGCATCGTGCTGCGTTGCGTGGTGAGCTGGAGGTGTGTCGCTATTTGCTGCAACAACAACCGTCTCTTAAACAGCTCAAGGATAAAAAGgataaaattccatttgagtATATTATGGAGAATGCCAACGATGACTTCAAATTGCTATTGAAACCCTAG
- the LOC6644212 gene encoding reticulocalbin-2, whose translation MPNRGNLPVALCIMVFGLFVVVGPMPAFGAVANSHSHKHEKQSSKERVKDGIYVPRDAHHHGEQGEHNVEFDHEAIIGNTKEAQEFDTLTPEESKRRLLILIKMMDLNKDEFIDRHELKAWILRSFKKLSEEEAADRFDEIDQDQDEKITWKEYLQDTYAMEDENFKKETIDFESYEEEQQMIKQDKEMFNAADINKDGVLHLEEFILFQNPEEHPQMLPILLEHTMKDKDTNQDGKIDFKEYVGESAGQHDKEWLITEKERFDKDHDANGDGALTGNEVLSWVVPSNTEIAIDEVDHLFVSTDLDHDDRLSYLEILNNYDTFVGSEATDYGDHLQNINHLTDEL comes from the exons atgccaAATAGAGGAAATCTTCCTGTGGCATTATGTATTATGGTTTTTGGCCTATTTGTGGTCGTTGGACCTATGCCGGCCTTTGGAGCTGTGGCCAACAGCCATAGCCATAAGCATGAGAAGCAATCGAGCAAGGAGCGAGTGAAAGATGGTATCTATGTTCCCAGAGACGCCCATCATCATGGCGAACAAGGCGAGCATAATGTGGAGTTCGATCATGAGGCGATCATAG GTAACACAAAAGAGGCACAGGAATTCGATACGCTGACACCGGAGGAGTCGAAAAGACGTTTGTTGATTCTCATCAAAATGATGGACTTGAATAAGGACGAATTTATTGATCGGCATGAATTAAAAGCATGGATATTAAGGTCTTTTAA AAAACTATCTGAAGAAGAGGCAGCAGATCGTTTTGATGAAATCGATCAGGATCAAGATGAGAAAATCACATGGAAAGAGTATTTACAAGACACATATGCCATGGAAGATGAGAATTTTAAAAAGGAAACCATTGATTTTGAATCCTACGAAGAGGAACAGCAAATGATAAAGCAAGATAAGGAAATGTTCAATGCCGCCGATATCAATAAAGATGGCGTCTTACATTTAGAAGAATTCATATTGTTCCAAAATCCTGAAGAGCATCCCCAAATGTTGCCCATTCTATTGGAACACACCATGAAGGACAAGGATACAAATCAGGATggtaaaattgattttaaagaATATGTTGGCGAATCAGCTGGTCAGCATGATAAGGAGTGGTTAATTACTGAAAAAGAACGCTTCGACAAGGATCACGATGCAAATGGCGATGGAGCTCTAACAGGCAATGAAGTCTTATCCTGGGTTGTGCCCAGCAATACGGAAATTGCCATCGATGAAGTCGATCATTTGTTTGTGTCCACCGATTTGGATCACGATGATCGTTTGTCGTATTTGGAAATTCTAAACAATTATGATACATTTGTCGGCAGTGAGGCCACCGACTATGGCGATCATTTGCAGAATATAAATCACTTGACCGACGAACTGTAA
- the LOC6644158 gene encoding collagen alpha-1(IV) chain has protein sequence MLPLWKRLLFAAVIAGALVGANAQFWRESGSTGSIQSNNNKQIRVEQNAGRYTYDPSYELLNSTGIQRGDEPPKNCTAGYAGCFPKCFAEKGSRGMPGPEGPTGEKGQIGYAGPEGLPGDKGQKGDPGPLGPRGDKGERGSQGRPGLPGVGGIQGTAGNPGAAGAPGKDGCDGLDGLPGLPGLSGMAGPRGLPGGPGVKGDKGEPAKENGDYAKGEKGEPGFAGRSGFPGPDGSRGDKGERGDTGPFGPPGPRGDRGVKGEKGESCIGISLPGQQGEKGEKGEPAIKFPSTGITSVVGPRGDPGQKGEPGPYGEKGGLGPAGEPGHDGQKGEKGLPGGAGDRGRQGGFGPPGPSGQKGDRGETGLHGRPGQPGQKGEAGRPGNSGERGLLGPPGPPGGGRGQPGAPGPQGPRGYPGMHGPQGLNGEDGLPGPQGYPGQKGGIGVPGRQGGEGPPGQKGEKGIAGRGGPQGPLGPVGHTGPPGPEGQKGEPGLPGSSIEGLKGEDGLPGYNGLKGAKGERGFKGNVGVPGDSKLGRPGLPGIVGAPGQKGDAGRPGNPGDKGEMGPKGEIGGKCSSCPPGLKGDKGDRGLDGLTGNPGARGPPGERGFVGERGDDGINGLMGPPGEKGVDGRPGVPGAVGAPGAPAFIDLSLIAVEKGAKGERGSAGYPGVKGERGENGQPGLPGSKGEIGIKGEKGFTGPAGTDGLPGAPGRDGFDGRPGQSVKGEPGKAGLDGLKGDTGLTGETGQKGEAGTCAADALRVPAKGNKGDRGAPGQPGQNGPIGQKGEIGFSGEKGFTGPQGPPGPVGPRGITGPRGEKGNPGPLGAPGNPGKDGLRGLPGRNGERGQKGEQGISVAGPPGPQGLDGLSGLKGDRGPVGSPGQPGPEGNIGYPGDKGESGLPGQPGQPGSIGEKGDVGPLGPPGHPGPPGLPGMDGIRGLNGVKGEPGNPGLVGLPGNKGERGANGIDGPKGFTGVNGAPGKRGPPGVPGLSGLKGDKGARGLTGNDGPIGGRGPPGPPGFMGIKGDVGPAGAPGQNGLDGLFGEKGNQGLPGFDGAQGEPGDASEKGQKGEPGTPGPRGEPGFTGEPGQPGEKGVPGVPIHGRPGAPGEKGDAGRNGLDGLDGQPGQKGEPGLSGYAGLKGDKGSLGRPGAPGAPGLDGQPGLQGATGAPGYPGVQGFKGEAGVPGFTGEKGNTGPSGPAGFNGPPGFKGERGLPGPPGPAPIINPDDLRGDVGAPGERGFTGQKGEQGERGEQGIVGYTGAKGERGLDGPRGLDGLHGAPGLKGDAGPQGEQGYPGPVVKGEKGLPGRAGKNGREGAPGRPGIKGDRGLAGLPGTPGLVGLPGPIGPAGARGERGLTGTPGFAGQDGLNGAQGQKGDRGIQGPKGERGLNGFEGQKGDKGAQGQDGPPGLNGLPGLKGDLGLPGFEGAPGAPGAIGEKGFTGPKGRDGRDGLHGQRGQKGEPGLLPPPGPKGEPGHPGRDGQKGEVGPPGERGLTGIQGERGEKGERGFIGLTGQPGRPGAKGERGEQGLIGREGAIGEIGIKGEPGVPCSSAQDYLTGILVTRHSQNDQVPTCAAGHTQLWTGYSLLFVDGNDYAHNQDLGSPGSCVQRFSTLPVLSCGQNNVCNYASRNDKSFWLATSASIPMMPVDNYEISKYISRCVVCEAPANVIAVHSQSLEIPGCPNGWEGLWIGYSFLMHTAVGNGGGGQALQSPGSCLEDFRATPFIECNGAKGHCHFYETMTSFWMVTLEASEQFQKPQQQTIKAGNLLSRVSRCQVCMKNSS, from the exons ATGTTGCCCTTATGGAAGCG GCTTTTGTTTGCCGCTGTCATTGCTGGTGCGTTAGTCGGTGCCAATGCT CAATTTTGGAGAGAGTCCGGCTCAACAGGCTCCATTCAAtcaaacaataataaacaaatcAGAGTTGAACAGAATGCAGGTAGATACACATATGATCCGAGCTATGAATTGCTTAATTCCACTGGTATACAGCGGGGGGATGAACCACCCAAGAACTGTACTGCTGGATATGCAGGATGTTTTCCAAAATGCTTTGCTGAAAAAGGTAGTCGCGGAATGCCCGGTCCCGAGGGTCCCACTGGAGAGAAGGGTCAAATCGGTTATGCCGGACCAGAGGGTCTGCCAGGTGATAAGGGTCAGAAGGGTGACCCAGGACCATTAGGACCAAGGGGTGACAAGGGAGAGCGTGGTTCACAAGGCAGACCTGGCTTGCCTGGTGTTGGCGGTATTCAGGGTACAGCAGGTAATCCTGGTGCTGCTGGTGCTCCTGGCAAAGATGGATGTGACGGCTTAGATGGTTTACCTGGATTGCCCGGACTCTCGGGAATGGCTGGGCCTCGTGGTTTGCCTGGCGGGCCAGGTGTAAAGGGTGACAAGGGTGAGCCAGCAAAAGAGAATGGAGACTATGCCAAAGGTGAGAAAGGTGAGCCTGGTTTCGCTGGTCGATCTGGTTTTCCTGGTCCCGATGGATCTCGTGGTGATAAGGGCGAGCGCGGTGATACAGGCCCATTTGGACCACCGGGACCACGTGGTGATCGCGGTGTCAAAGGAGAAAAGGGTGAATCTTGCATTGGCATATCTTTGCCCGGACAACAAGGAGAAAAGGGTGAAAAAGGTGAACCGGCTATAAAGTTTCCCTCTACTGGAATCACAAGCGTGGTTGGACCACGCGGTGACCCTGGTCAAAAGGGTGAACCTGGTCCATATGGCGAAAAGGGAGGTTTGGGGCCTGCTGGGGAGCCTGGACATGACGGACAAAAGGGAGAAAAGGGTTTGCCCGGCGGAGCAGGCGACAGA GGTCGTCAAGGTGGTTTTGGACCTCCTGGCCCATCTGGTCAGAAAGGTGATCGTGGTGAAACTGGCCTACATGGTCGTCCAGGCCAGCCTGGTCAAAAAGGTGAAGCCGGTCGCCCCGGTAACTCAGGTGAACGTGGTTTGCTTGGTCCGCCAGGTCCTCCAGGGGGTGGACGCGGGCAACCTGGCGCACCAGGTCCCCAAGGACCTCGTGGCTACCCAGGTATGCATGGCCCTCAGGGATTAAATGGAGAAGATGGACTACCCGGACCCCAAGGCTACCCTGGCCAAAAGGGAGGCATAGGAGTCCCTGGTCGCCAAGGTGGCGAAGGACCACCAGGACAAAAGGGAGAAAAAGGTATCGCCGGACGAGGTGGCCCACAAGGCCCACTCGGACCTGTTGGCCACACCGGTCCACCAGGACCTGAGGGTCAGAAGGGTGAACCTGGCCTACCCGGCTCTAGCATTGAAGGACTTAAGGGTGAAGATGGTCTTCCCGG ATATAACGGACTGAAAGGTGCCAAGGGAGAGCGTGGTTTCAAGGGTAATGTTGGTGTTCCTGGAGACTCTAAACTGGGTAGACCTGGTCTTCCCGGTATTGTTGGTGCTCCTGGACAAAAGGGTGATGCTGGTCGTCCTGGAAATCCTGGTGACAAAGGTGAAATGGGACCCAAAGGTGAAATTGGTGGAAAGTGTTCATCCTGCCCGCCTGGATTAAAGGGAGATAAAGGAGACCGAGGATTAGACGGACTTACAGGCAATCCCGGTGCAAGAGGACCTCCTGGAGAACGAGGATTTGTTGGCGAGCGAGGTGATGATGGTATAAACGGATTGATGGGCCCACCCGGAGAAAAGGGTGTGGATGGTCGTCCTGGAGTTCCTGGCGCCGTGGGAGCCCCCGGTGCGCCTGCTTTTATTGATCTTAGTTTGATTGCTGTAGAAAAGGGTGCTAAAGGTGAGAGGGGTAGTGCTGGCTATCCCGGTGTTAAAGGTGAGCGTGGAGAGAATGGACAACCTGGTTTGCCAGGATCGAAAGGAGAGATTGGCATTAAAGGAGAGAAAGGATTCACTGGCCCAGCAGGGACAGATGGTCTACCTGGCGCTCCGGGTCGGGACGGATTCGATGGAAGACCTGGTCAAAGTGTCAAGGGTGAGCCAGGAAAAGCTGGTCTAGACGGTCTGAAGGGTGACACAGGTTTAACTGGTGAAACTGGACAAAAGGGTGAAGCTGGAACCTGTGCCGCAGACGCACTTCGAGTGCCTGCTAAAGGCAACAAAGGCGACCGTGGCGCTCCGGGTCAACCTGGGCAAAACGGACCCATTGGACAAAAGGGAGAAATTGGTTTCAGCGGCGAAAAGGGTTTCACAGGTCCTCAGGGTCCCCCTGGTCCTGTTGGTCCACGTGGAATCACTGGACCTCGAGGAGAGAAGGGTAACCCCGGACCTCTTGGTGCTCCTGGTAATCCCGGAAAAGATGGACTACGCGGCTTGCCTGGTCGCAATGGTGAACGCGGACAAAAGGGAGAGCAAGGTATTTCGGTTGCTGGACCTCCTGGCCCACAGGGTCTCGATGGATTATCTGGTCTTAAGGGAGATCGCGGTCCTGTTGGTAGCCCAGGACAACCCGGCCCGGAGGGCAACATCGGCTATCCTGGCGACAAAGGTGAAAGCGGTCTCCCTGGCCAGCCTGGTCAACCTGGAAGTATTGGTGAAAAAGGTGACGTCGGGCCACTTGGTCCTCCAGGACACCCTGGCCCTCCTGGTCTTCCTGGCATGGATGGAATTCGCGGACTTAATGGTGTCAAGGGAGAGCCTGGAAATCCGGGTTTGGTCGGCTTGCCTGGCAACAAAGGTGAACGCGGCGCTAATGGAATTGATGGCCCTAAGGGTTTCACTGGTGTGAATGGTGCACCTGGTAAACGTGGTCCACCTGGAGTTCCTGGATTATCTG GCTTGAAGGGTGATAAGGGTGCTCGTGGTTTAACTGGAAACGATGGTCCGATCGGAGGTCGTGGACCGCCGGGACCCCCAGGATTCATGGGCATTAAGGGTGACGTTGGCCCAGCTGGAGCCCCTGGACAGAATGGTTTAGACGGGCTTTTTGGTGAGAAAGGTAACCAAGGTTTGCCTGGATTCGACGGCGCTCAGGGTGAACCTGGTGATGCATCTGAAAAGGGACAAAAGGGTGAACCTGGCACTCCAGGACCACGGGGAGAACCTGGATTTACAGGAGAACCTGGCCAGCCAGGTGAAAAAGGTGTGCCTGGAGTTCCTATTCACGGACGACCTGGAGCACCGGGCGAGAAGGGCGACGCCGGCCGAAATGGACTGGATGGTCTCGATGGGCAGCCCGGACAAAAGGGCGAACCTGGTCTTTCTGGATATGCTGGTCTTAAGGGCGACAAAGGATCACTTGGCAGACCTGGGGCTCCTGGTGCGCCAGGGCTTGACGGTCAGCCTGGTCTCCAGGGTGCAACTGGGGCTCCTGGCTATCCTGGAGTACAAGGTTTCAAGGGAGAAGCTGGTGTGCCCGGATTCACAGGTGAAAAGGGTAACACCGGTCCGTCTGGACCAGCCGGTTTCAATGGACCTCCCGGTTTCAAGGGTGAAAGAGGATTACCGGGCCCACCAGGACCTGCACCCATCATTAATCCAGATGATCTCAGAGGTGATGTCGGCGCACCTGGTGAACGCGGTTTCACAGGTCAAAAGGGAGAACAAGGCGAAAGGGGAGAACAAGGAATTGTTGGGTACACTGGAGCTAAGGGAGAGCGTGGTTTGGATGGTCCTCGTGGTTTGGATGGTTTGCACGGAGCCCCTGGTCTTAAGGGAGATGCTGGCCCACAGGGTGAGCAAGGCTACCCCGGACCAGTTGTAAAGGGAGAGAAGGGTCTTCCTGGACGTGCCGGCAAAAACGGTCGCGAAG GCGCACCCGGACGTCCTGGAATTAAAGGCGATCGTGGTCTTGCCGGTTTGCCTGGAACACCTGGATTGGTTGGTCTTCCGGGACCCATTGGCCCAGCTGGCGCTAGAGGAGAACGTGGTTTGACTGGAACACCTGGATTTGCTGGACAGGACGGCTTGAATGGAGCACAGGGTCAAAAGGGTGACAGAGGTATTCAAGGACCTAAGGGTGAACGTGGTCTGAATGGCTTCGAAGGACAAAAAGGAGACAAGGGTGCCCAAGGACAAGATGGACCACCAGGATTAAATGGGTTACCTGGACTGAAGGGTGATCTTGGTTTGCCTGGATTTGAAGGCGCACCTGGTGCTCCCGGAGCAATAGGCGAAAAAGGTTTCACGGGACCAAAAGGACGTGATGGACGCGACGGTTTACATGGTCAGCGCGGACAGAAGGGTGAGCCTGGTCTTCTTCCACCACCTGGTCCAAAGGGCGAGCCAGGACATCCTGGTCGTGATGGACAAAAGGGAGAAGTCGGACCACCTGGAGAGCGTGGCCTTACTGGTATCCAGGGAGAGCGTGGTGAGAAAGGTGAGCGTGGCTTTATTGGTCTAACCGGACAGCCTGGACGTCCAGGTGCAAAGGGAGAACGCGGAGAACAAGGTTTAATAGGACGCGAGGGCGCTATTGGAGAAATTGGTATTAAGGGTGAACCCGGTGTGCCCTGTAGCTCTGCCCAGGATTATCTAACTGGCATTTTAGTGACACGCCACAGTCAAAACGATCAGGTGCCAACTTGTGCTGCCGGACATACACAACTCTGGACCGGCTACTCGTTGCTCTTTGTTGATGGCAACGATTATGCCCATAACCAGGATCTCGGCTCACCCGGTTCATGTGTTCAACGTTTCTCAACACTGCCCGTTTTGTCCTGTGGACAGAACAATGTATGCAACTACGCTTCACGCAATGACAAGAGTTTCTGGTTAGCAACTTCGGCATCCATACCCATGATGCCTGTCGACAACTATGAGATAAGCAAATACATTTCGCGTTGTGTGGTCTGTGAGGCTCCAGCCAATGTGATTGCAGTACACAGTCAGTCGCTTGAGATTCCTGGCTGCCCCAACGGCTGGGAGGGTCTGTGGATTGGCTACAGTTTCCTTATG CACACGGCTGTTGGTAATGGCGGTGGTGGTCAGGCGTTGCAATCGCCTGGCTCTTGTCTGGAGGACTTCCGTGCCACACCATTCATTGAGTGTAATGGTGCCAAGGGTCACTGCCACTTCTATGAGACCATGACCAGTTTCTGGATGGTCACCCTCGAAGCCAGCGAGCAGTTCCAGAAACCACAGCAACAGACCATCAAGGCTGGCAATCTGCTGAGCCGTGTCTCCAGGTGCCAAGTTTGCATGAAGAACTCGTCATAG
- the LOC6644159 gene encoding uncharacterized protein LOC6644159 — MIIVLLLLFQSLCLYCQRLVLHIHDRCFPRNVRLLQEVAETVGDRKAQQHLEQQEIEQHKRRQKRRILEPILPLGAGANLEACRFCAHSPQGYCRHHFHLQELQLQRGNNADYKQQRRIKRELKRTLEQQQQQTQLRSYRPPLIVANSPSCSSLSSSSGYGTLSNCSNYDYLDEQLQVEVTEEEQEEVSPVPEVALVSGNLVTSHL; from the coding sequence ATGATTATCGTTTTGTTGCTGCTATTCCAATCGCTCTGTCTCTACTGTCAACGTCTGGTCCTGCACATCCACGACAGATGCTTTCCCCGGAACGTTCGATTGCTACAAGAAGTGGCCGAAACCGTTGGCGATCGTAAGGCCCAACAGCACTTGGAGCAGCAGGAAATTGAACAGCATAAACGACGACAGAAGCGTCGCATATTGGAACCAATACTGCCACTGGGAGCTGGAGCAAATTTGGAAGCTTGCCGTTTTTGTGCCCATAGTCCGCAAGGCTATTGCCGtcatcattttcatttgcagGAATTGCAACTGCAACGTGGAAATAACGCGGATTATAAGCAACAACGTAGAATTAAACGTGAGCTAAAGCGTACTttggagcaacagcagcaacagacaCAGTTAAGAAGTTATCGGCCCCCTTTAATTGTGGCCAATAGTCCAAGTTGCAGTTCATTGAGCTCTAGCAGTGGCTACGGCACATTGAGCAATTGCAGCAATTACGACTACCTAGACGAACAACTGCAGGTGGAAGTCACAGaggaggagcaggaggaggTGTCACCTGTGCCGGAGGTTGCCTTAGTGTCTGGCAATCTTGTAACGAGCCACTTGTAA